DNA from Terriglobus tenax:
CCCATGGAGTAAATCTTTGAGAAGGTGCGGATGACAACAAGATCCTTGTCCTTCGCCACCAGGTCAATCACGCTCTCCGCATCACTGAAGTGGATGTACGCTTCATCCACCAGAACCACCGCTCCCTTGGGCTTGTTCTCCAGTACCCACTCAATGTCACTGCGCTTCACAATGGCGCCTGTCGGGTTGTTCGGATTACAGATGTAGATCAGACCCGCGTTCGGGTCTGCCGCAACCATCGCCTTCACGTCATAGCTGAAATCGGCCTTCAACGGAACCTTGTGGACCTTCGCACCCATGGCATCGGCGGCACGCCAGGCAGATTCAAAGGTGGGATCCGCGGTCACCAGGCTCTTAGCCGGTCCGGTAAAGGCCATGGTGGTAAAGCGCAGCGGCTCACTGGAGCCCGCGTAGATAGTGGCATAGCCCGGCTTCAGGCCGTGATACGCCGCAAGCTCGCCGGTGAACTTCGTTGTCTCTGCCATGTAGTAACGATTGCCGTTGGCAGCCACAGCGTTCAGGGCTTTCAGCGCAGCGGGCGTAGGACCGCTCGGATACTCGTTGCCGTTGATCAGTACGAGGTTTGCTGGAACATCCATCAGGCCAGGGTTCGGCAGCGCGGCTCCAGACGCTGCGGCAAAAGCGGGACGGGCAAGGGCGACGCTTACAGGAAGCGCACCGCTCAACTGGATAAACCTGCGGCGGGACAGCGCGGACATGGACATACAGCACACTCCTTCTCGGATGGAGAGAGATAGGCGCATGCGCTGCAAAGCGGCGCATGAACGCCTCACTGCAAAAGCCGTGCTACAGAACTTGGATTTTTCAGGAACCCACGGGCAGACGGATGGCCCGTGCGCTTATTCTGCGCCGCGTCCGGCGCTGTGTCCAGCCCGGCACCAGAGAATTCCGATGCCGGGCCAAATCACTAGAGCGCGCTCGCCTTGCAGAGCTTCACTTTGTCATCCTGGTGCAACTTCAATTCAGCAGCTGCCAGCACATCCCGCAACTGATCCAGTTTGGTAGCGCTTACAATCGGCGCGGTCACCGTACGGCGGCTCAGCAGCCATGCCAGCGCAACCGTCGCCTGCTTCGCTCCCGTGCTTTCTGACACCTCAGCCAGGGCCTTCAGAATGCGCTCGCCGCGCTCGTCAAAATACTTGGTCACATAGCCGGACCGCGCCATGCCTTCGGCATCTTCCTTCGTCTTGTACTTCCCGGTCAAAAATCCGGCAGCCAGAGAGAAGTAAGGAATCACGCCGATCTCGTGCTTATCTACAACCGGCTCAATGTCCTCTTCGTAGTCCTTGCGGACCACCAGGTTGTAGTGCGGCTGGATGGATTCATAGCGCGGGAAGCCGTTCTGCTTGGCGATATCGAGCGCAACCGCAAGGCGCTTGCCGGTGTAGTTGGACGCACCGATCGCACGCACCTTGCCCGCCTGCACCAGCGATGCAAACGCGCCCAGCGTCTCTTCCAGTGGAGTATCCACATCGTCCGTGTGAGCCTGGTACAGGTCGATATAGTCCGTCTGCAGGCGCCGTAGCGATTTATCAACCGCTTCCAGAATGCGCGCTTTCTTCAGCCCTTTGCCCTCGGCCACTTCCATACCGACCTTGGTGGCCAGAATCACCTTGTCGCGCTTTCCGCTTCGCGCAAACCAGTTGCCAATAATCGTTTCGCTCTCACCGCCCGTGTGGCCCGGCACCCAGCGCGAATACACATCCGCCGTATCCACAAAGTTGAAGCCGCGCTCTACAAGGGCGTCCAGAATCTCGAAAGACCGTGCTTCATCCGCGGTCCAACCAAACACATTGCCGCCCAGGCAAATGGGCGAAACCATCAGACCGGAGCGGCCAAGCTGCCTCTTCTCCATCCAGACTCTCCTTAGTTCATCCAGCTTTTGTCTTTGGGGTTGCGGCGTTCGTCCTCAGGAGCGATGTAGCGGCCCTCTTCGTCGAACTTCACAACGCGGTTCTGTTTGCGCATATAGACCTCGAACTTGCGCGCGGCCCGGCGGCGCTTCCAGCGGTAGTAGCCATTTCGCAAGCCGAAATAACGTTCGCTTGCGCCGTAGGCCAGTCCTCGCGTGGGCGAAAACCTGAAGTAGAGCCATCCGCACAGCGCACCGCACACCTCAGCCAGCGCGCCAAGCCGGTCGCCACCCTGGATCACAATCGCCACCTGCAGCAGGATGAAGACCGTAACCGCATACTTCGCCTTCATCCGGATGACGAAGAAGACGTACATCTCGCTGTCGCCCATCAGGGAGGCGAAGGCCGTCATCAGGCCCATCAAGGCAGCCCACGGACCGGCTGCCACCAGGTCGGGGCGAAGTCCGAAGATGTGGGTGTACGTAATTGCCGAAGCAAGCAGGCCAGCACCCACCGCCGTAAACAGATAAAGCTCCACCAGACGGCGGCTGCCAAAGGTGCCTTCCATCCACACGCCCAGGAACCACAGCGACAGCATGGCAAACGCCATGTTCAGGAAGCCGACCGGGAAGAAAACAAAGGTCACCAGCTTCCAGACAAGGCCATGGAAGACGCTCTGCGGCACCAGCACCGTATAGCCGGCCAGCAGTCCATAGAACGAGGGCGCTGCCCAGCCCAACACGGCAAAGCCGAAGAAGGCTGCCAGGTGGATGAGGATGAGCTTGCGGGTTGCTCCGGAAAAATGGGGCAGGTTCAGCGTGATGGGGCTCGTGCTGCGCATGCACCTCCATTTCAACACAGTGGAGCAGCCGCTGTCTGAAGCCCGGGTTACCCAAAGGAGTCTTGACGCCCACGGCGTGGCGCGGGAGACTAAGCCCGTTCCAGAAAAGGACATCTTTTGTATGGCTACCTGTCCAGAGTGCGATAACCCCCTTGACCTTGAAGAAGATGCAATTGCCGAAAGCGAAACCCTGGAGTGCGACGAATGCGGCGCCGAACTGGAGGTGATTTCCCTTCACCCTATAGAGTTGCGAGCCATCAAATCAGAGGGTTACGACGAGGAAGAGACCTCCTACGATGAAGGCTGAGATTGCCGCCAGCCGCATCTTTCGGCCAGCGGGCGTGTTTATACTCAGTACTATGCGTTGCACTGGTCTACTTCGCCTTGTATTTGCCGTCGGCCTCACCGCCGCAGTGGCGCTTCCTGTTACCGCACCGATGGCTGCCGTAGCACAGCAGAAGCAGCGTACGGTCGAAGGTAAGGTCATCAACGGTTCGGACGCTTCCCTCAAAGGAGCCGTCGTCTATCTGAAGGACACTCGCACGCAGTCGGTGAAGAGCTTTATCACCAGCGAGGACGGAGCCTACCGCTTCGGTCAGCTCTCGCAAAACACCGACTACGAACTCTGGGCCGTCCATGACGGCAAGAAGAGCGGCACCAAGACCGTCAGCTCTTTCGACAGCAAGAACGCCTTCCAGATCAACCTGAAGGTCAACGACTAAGTTTCTGTTCGCTTCAAAGGAAAAAGCCCCGCTGCCGGCGGGGCTTTTTCCTTGCCCGGGAAGCATTACTTCCGGCGTAGCCCCTGCTGCCGCAGTGACTTGATGAAGAGCCCGCCCACAACGGAGCGCGCCTGGAAGCTCTCCTGCTTGCCGGTCTTCGTGTCATACCAGTCCGTCAGCGGAACACGCGTCGGGGTTTCATCCAGCCACTTGCCCAGCGGGTCGACCAGCATGCGGAAGGTCGCCTCATCGTCGGCCAGTGTGGCCGTCCACAGCTCCCAGTCCAGTTTGGTGTAGTCCTTCCGGCTATCCAGCGGCAGGCCGTACTGGTTCAGCTTCGTCTTGTAGTACGCCAGTTCGGTGTTCTTGACCGATGCCGGAAACAGCTTCAGATCCAGCAGATCGTCCCACACCAGGTTGTACTTCTGGCTCCAGGTGTTAGCGGCGTCGAAGGCCAGCTTGTAGTGGTCGCCTTCTTTGGCAAGGTCGATCCACTTCTTCGCCATCTCCTTCGAAGCTGTCGTGTACTCCTTCGCCAGCTTCTCGTCGCCTACGCCTTTCGCCATCTCGGCAAAGGCGCCCAGCGCATCAATCGCCTTGATGGAGAGGTTCGCGTTATGCGCCAGATGACCGGCGAAATCGTCGGTCGAGAGCTGGTTTTCCGGGTCCAACCCCTTGTCCTTCAGATATGCCGCCCACTTCACCAGCAGCGGCCAGTACTGCTTGGCAAAGTGCCAGTCCCCTTGCGCGCGGCCCATGGCGGCAATCATCAACAGCATGTTGCCGCTCTCCTCTACGGGCATCTGGTTCTCTTCCGTCTGCTCGCCGCCGCCATACACCTGCCCATTGGCCAGCGGATAGGTCCCCAGGTCGTGCGGAGCGAACGGAAACTTCCAGCGCGGCAGAGCAGAGTATTCCATCACCGGCTTCAACTGCGCCTCCAGCAAAGCAGGGTTGAAGTAAAGGAAGAACGGCGACGACGGATAGAGCACATCGACCGTGGCAATGCAGCCGTTGGAGAAGTTCTCCTTCGGAAACTGCAACGGCGCGCCATCCAGGTCCGCCGCCAGCCCATTCGCTGCCAGCGCCTGCCGGAAGGCCAGTGTGGCCAGCCGCGCGTAGACCGGACCTCCATCTTTCTCCAGCTTCGCCGCAAGCTGCTTGTCGAAGGCATCTGACTTCGACACCACGGCGGCGTAGTCCTTCATTGACTCGGTCAGCATGACCTGCACCGTTTTGCCATTGCGCGCCCAGTAAGGCTTCAGGCTGCGGTTCAGATACTCGATCACCAGCGGCTGCGTAAAGGCCAGCCCCACGTGCCGCTCCACCGGCGTCGATCCGTTCACCTGCAGCTTCATGGCAACCGCCAGTTGCGGTGCGCGATTGGCCGCGCGCGGCTGGTCCAGGTCATCGTCCTGCGGAATGCTCCCGCTCTTCAGAAACTCCGCCGCACTGTCAACCCCGGTCGAGGTGGAAGCCTGCTGCTCCGGCGGCACAATCAGGTGGAAATAGCCCCAGTCGGCGCGCAGATTATCGCCCGCCCTGGCCAGCGCACGCTGCTCGGTAGAGCCAACGCTCAGCACCTCCATGCCACCCACACGGCTGCGCTTCCAGGCCACCTGCTGGTCGCCGGTATCCACCGCAATACGTGCATCCACACCAAGGTAAAGCTCCACCGTATGCGGCTTTCCATCGGTCGCAGCCACATGCCATGTCAGATACGTGACCGGCCGCGCCATCAACTCAAGGTCCGTAGGAATGCTGGGCGACAGGAACTCCGCCTGCAAACGTACCCCCGCCGCCGCAAAGGTGTACTCGGTCTGCAAGGGAGTGACATGCAGGCCAGTCTGGTCCGCCGCCGTCACGGCGCCTGGGCTGCGGCCCATCCAGCGATACGGGACTCCGTCCACACGCAGGTAGCCGCGCATAGGCATCTCCGTGCCGGTCCAGTGTTTCGTGTTCTGCTCGGTCAGCGTATCCGCCATCGACCACACACTGAAGTACGGGTCAAAGGCAATCAGCGGCGTAGCCGGGTTGCGTTCGTTCTGGGCAAAGATAGCAGGCGTCAGGGCGAGGGAAGCGGCAAGCGCCGCCGCGAGGGTCTTCAAAGCCATGCCCAGCAGGGTACAGCAGCCTTCCTATAGCTGACTATGGCGAAAAGCTTAGAAGGGTACGTACACGACTCGCCTGCGCCTCTCCGCAAACCTGCCTGTAACCGACGCTTCATAGCTGCTTTCCCGATTTTTCGCATCTACACCAGCATGACCCTGCGCGTCCCCCCACGTTCGATCGCGTGGGCCCTGCTCGCCCTTCTGGCCTGCGCCACAGCCTTCTGGCTGGGCCGTGTTGGCCGTTCCTACAACGCTCCGCCCGTGACTGACCACCGTGCCGGCACCATGCCCGCCACCGACGGCAAGGAACCCACGCGCCTGTACGCTCATAACCTTATCCTGCGCAAAGGCCCGCATTTCCGCGTTTACGTCCGCTGGATTCGCGGCGAGATGATGTCTACCCGCGAAGGCAAAAACCCTTCTTTTGATCTGCCGGAGTCCTTCCTTCTGGAGATCGAGAAAGGTGTCATCAACGTAAAACTGGAGGACATCGCCGACTATCTGAACTCCGGCGAGACCGGCAAAGCCCCGCTCACCAACATCAAAATCGAGAATAAAGACGGGCAGCTCGACATCCACGGCACCCTGCACAAGCTCCTGCCCCTGCCGGTCGAGATCACCGGCAATGCCTTTCCCCTGTCCGATGGCCGCGTGAAGTTCCACATGAACAAGATCAGCGTTCTGAAGGTCCCCATGAAGGGGCTTCTGAAGGTCTTCCATGTCAACGCGGAGGACCTGGTGCCCAGCGCCGGTGTCGCGGGCGTCCAGGTGGCCGGCAACGACCTCTACCTGGACACGCAGCGTTTCCTTCCCCCACCTCATATCCACGGTCAGATCACCAGCATCACGGCCACCGGGCAGGAGCTCATCGTCGTCTACGGCAAGGCTGACGCCGAGACCGATGAGCAGAAGCTGGCGCAGTGGCATAACTTCCTGCGCCTGGTGGGCGGCACCATCGACTTCGGCAAACTGACCATGCGCCAGGCCGACCTGACCATGATCGACGCCACCGACGACCCCTGGTTCGAACTCGACCTGACCAACTACCAGGCACAGCTGGTCTACGGCAGCACGCGCATCACGGAGAAGGCAGGCATCGAGGTCTACATGCCCAACCTGAAGAACCTGTCGCAGGAGAAGCGCAACGCCAAAGGAGTCACCGTGGACTGGCTGCGCAACCGCACCACCTCGCCTCCGCTGGAAGTACAGGAAGCCAAAGAGAAAGCCACGATGAAATAGCATGAAGTGAACGGAACGACGGCAGGCACAACGCCCGCCTCACCCGCTTCAGGAGAAAAGAAAGCATGTCGCAAAGCACCGCCACGTTCGTCGTCATCGCCGAGTTCCAGGTTCCCGCCGCCGCCCGTGAGGAGTTCCTCGCGCTCTGTGGCTATGACAGCGAACGCAGCGTCGCCGACGAGCCGGGCTGCCACCAGTTCGACGTCGTCACCATAGACGACGCACCCGAGGTCGTGACCCTGTACGAGGTCTACGACGACCGCGCCGCCTTCGACTACCACCTGACCACACCCCACTTCCAGAAGTTCTCCGAAGGTCTGGAGAAGTATGGCGTCACCACAACACAGGTACGCTTCTTCACGCGCCAGTTTCCGAAGTAAGGCAAAGCGTATGTGGGCATCGCACAAAACGACCTCCGGGTGCCCCATCCATACACGCAGCGGATGGGTGGGATGACCGGTCATGGCCCATCGGCGTGTCATCCTGAAAGAAGCGAAGGACCTGCTTTTACCTTTCTTGCTTTGTCCTTCCGCAGCGCAGCGAAGGAATCTGCTGTTACTGCCACACCTCATCTCAGAAGCACACACTCTGACACAACAACCACCCCGCCCGCCCAAACAGCAAAGGCCCCGCCAATGGCGGGGCCTTTGCTTGAATCGAAATGAACTTACGCCGAGACAGCCTCGATGGAGACGAAACGTCCCAGACGGCCACGGTCGGTGAACTTCACACGGCCGTCGATCTTGGCAAACAGGGTGTCGTCCGAGCCACGGCCGACGTTCAGGCCGGCCTTCAGCGGTGTACCGCGCTGGCGCACCAGAATGCTGCCACCGGTTACCATTTCGCCGCCAAAGCGCTTGACGCCGAGACGCTGTGCGTTCGAGTCGCGTCCGTTAGAAGAACTACCGCCACCTTTTTTATGTGCCATTGCCTTGAACCTCGTTCATCACCGGGATCTGCCCGGCGGAAAATCTGGAATTGCTGAAAAACGCGAAATCGCGGTCTTTCTTATGCCTTGAAGCTCTTGCCGTTCACCTGAATCTCGTTGATCTTCACCTCAACGAAGCTCTGGCGGTGGCCCTGCAGCTTCTTGTACTGCTTCTTGCGCTTGTAGTGGAAGACCAGGATCTTCTCGCCGCGGCCTTCGCTCACGACCTCGGCAAGAACCTTGGCGCCTTCCAGCTTCTCAAACTTGCCCTCTTCCGGGCTGACAGCGAGTACGTCGGAGAACTCAACAGCTCCGTCGGTGGCAATCTTCTCGATCTTTACGGTCTCGCCGGGAGCAACGCGGTACTGCTTACCGCCGGTGCGAATCACTGCGTACATGGTCAAACCCTCCACAGACAGCCACGTCCAATGACGCTCTGCCCGGAAATCTTCATTGGTATTGCATGGGGCGAAACAGGCCTGCTTCCAAGCCGCCGCCTATCCTTCCGCCGGGTGATCTTCCACCCCAGGCCCCAGGACAAATGGCCGCATCGCCAAACTTGATAAGTTTACCCCAGTTCGGGGCCGGGTGCAAACAGCAATCCCGCATAAAACAGGGTTGCACCGCAGATGGTGCAACCCCTTCTGGAGCGTCGTTCGCCTCTACCGAATGGTCAGGGCGACCGTAGAGGTGGAAGTGAGCTGTGTCGCACCACTTGTGCCCGTGGCGGTCACCGTTAAGGTGTACGAACCGGCAGTCGTCCCTCCATTCGGGTTGCTTCCGCCTCCCGGAGAGCTTGTACTCCCACCGCCTCCGCAACCGGCAAGTCCGCTGAAGCCCGCCGCAAGAACGGCAAAACACAGCAGGCGGATGCGATGCTTCCGTGTCCCGGGAAGAACAAGCATCAACAGGCCAGCAATAGAGATACCTGCCGATGCAGCGACCGGAACGCTCAGTGCAGCCGCCCTGGGCGCCGTTGTCTGCACGGTGATCAGAGTGTTCCCCGTAGTGACTGAGGGGGAAAGGGTCAGGCTCTGGTTGTTCAAACTGCAGGTTGGCGCATTGAAAGCCGTTCCGCTGCCTGTGTAGGCCACGGTGCAGGACAGTGCCACCGCTCCGCTGAAGCCTCCGCCCGAGGTTACTCCCACGTTGAAGGTATTCCCGGAAATTGCACCGGCAGAGAGCGCAAGCGTAGAAACCGAAGCAGATACATTGAAACCCGACACAGTGACCGGCACCGCGGTGGATACGGACGAGGCCGAACTCGTCTCCCCGGAATAGGTAGCGGAGAAGTTATGCGTGCCGGCAGAGAGCGGACTGGTGACGATAAACCCGACTGCCGCGCTCAAGGGCCCGGCCGCTTTGCTGATGGGCAGCGTCGTAAAGGTGGAGCGGCCATCCTGGATAACCACGTTCCCGCTGACGGCCACACTTGGCGGAAGTCCAGCCACAAAGACCGTCCCCCGCAGCACACCGCTATCCGCCGTCGTAATCGACGTCGGGGTCATGGTCAGCGAAGTCGTCGTGACCGCCTTTGCAATGGTGATGTAGACGGCATCTGAATATACGTTGGCAAAGGTCTGATCGCCGGAATAGTTCGCGTTGAACATATAGGAGCCAGGGGGAAGCACTCCCAGATTCAATTGCGCGGTGCCATTGGTCAGCGTTGCCACGCCAACCACCGCCGAATTGCTCAGGAATGCCACCGTGCCGGTAGGCGTTTTGCCGCTGCTTCCCGGCAGGGCAACAGACAACGTGACGCTATTGCCAGCAACAGGCTGAAGCGGAGTCACCGTCAGCACGGGCTTAGCCACGGTTGTTCCCGCATTCGCCACCGTAATGGAAACCGCCTGCGAGGTAGAGGCCGAATAATCACCATCCCCGGAATACCGCGCGGTCACAAGATGCGCTCCGGTGGCAGCCGAGTTCGGGGTACTGACCGTGGCACTGGCACTGCTATCAAGCCTTACTGGCTGCGACACATCGCTGCCGTCCACCTGGAGCGTCGCAGTCCCTGTCGGCGTTCCGCTGGCAGCGCTGACCTGCACGGTATAGATGAGCGCCTGAGAACCGTACACGGTTCCACTGGTTCCGCTCAGAACCGTAGTCGTCGCCTGGCGGGTCCCCGTAATCGCATTCAGAAACGCGGAGACATTGAGAGAGCCCAGACCGGTCGCGAGATCGTATCCATCCGTCAGCAGGAAGCCCTGCTGTCCACCCGCAAGCCCCGCGGGGCCGGGGGTGGAGTTGTTGCAGGTGCTGGGGGTGGAGACGGAGCAGTTCGAAACTCCGCTTGAGCTGACGGTCGCGTCGTGAAAAACAGTCGGCGTGGTTGTCGCAAGACGATAGAGCGTGGGGTTCAGGTTCCCCTGGGAACTCTTGATGGCCTGATTGAGCAGCGCCGCAATACCCGCTGCCGACGGTGCGGAAGCCGAGGTCCCGGCGGCAAGGGAAAACGAGTAGCCGCCATTGCTGAGGACACAATTGGAAAAACAGGTGAAGTAGCCATCATGTGCGGACGAAAGGAAGCTGATGTCAGGCGTATCTCTCTGGTTGTCCGCAGGCACACCCCGGCCCGCCTGGTACGAGGGCTTCGCAACATACGCGCTGGGACCGCCTCCGGTCGCGGCAAACTGCGTGGCTCCGGTGGAGGAGTTCAGTGGCTCGTTCCACGCACCCTCGGGAATATAGCCGAGCGCCGACACAAAGCCTGATCCGGATGCCCAGTACGCCGAAGGATTTGCCGTATCCGAGAACTGTGTTCCGCCGACACACGTGACATAGCTGCTGGCGCAGAGAGCGTTGATTCCCGCGCCCTGGCTCGCCGTCGGTGGCCTGGTGTGGTCAGAACAACCGGCGACACCGCTGTCTCCGGACGAGACAAAGACCGAGATCCCTTGTGACGCAGCCTGCTGGAACAGTGCGCCATAGGTGTTTACCTGCGTTGCCGATACCTCGCAACCACCAAAGCTGATGGAAAGAATCGGGTCGTTGACGCGGTTGATGGCCCATTGAATCGCCGGCAGAATCCCCTCACTCCGGGAATTAAGCACCAGGTCGACCGCCGCCTGAGGAGCCGTTCCCAGGACGCGCTGCACATCCAGCGTCGCCTCAAAATAAGAACCCGTATCCGAACTGATGCCTGGATCAACGGACCCGGCCGGCACGATCACATTCGGGGAACTCAGGCTGAGCCCTGTAAGAGACCCGTAGTTGTACAGATCGGTCCCACTGATGCGCGACCAGCCAATAATGGCGATCCGTTGCCCGGCTCCGCGATACCCCGCGTTATAAAGCGGGTTGAGGTTGTAAATGATGGCAAAATCGCCCGGGCTCGTGGCATGGAGCCCGTTGTTGGCATTCAGCAACGGCTGTGTCGCATCCGGAACCGTCACATTCGTGATGGGCTGCTGGGTTGGGATTTCCTGTGGGCTGCTCAACCCGTAAACCGAAGCGACCACCGGCTCCAGGGAGGCAGGAATCAGGGGATCCTCCACGGGCGCATACATCGACCGCACCTGCGTCCCCGTCATCACCCGGAAGGTATGCAACTGCACATGGAAGGCATTTGCGGCCACGCCTGCCGAAGCGGACACTTGGACGAACATCCGGCTGGGCGAGACATCGTCAACCACCAGCCCTGCCTTCGACGCCCAGGAGACAACCGCATTCAGATCATTCTGGGTCGTCCCAAACTGCTCGCCAATCTGCTGCGGCGTAAGCCATTGATGGAAGCGCGGTGAGGCCGGGTCCTGCTGATCGGCTGTCAGTTGATCGAATGCAGCCTGCATCTCCGCCGAGCGGCGCAGGGTAATCGTCAGATGCAACGGTGTACCGGCATCCAGGGGCCCCGTGTCGTTCTCCGCCCGCTGGAAGCTGACGCGGTGTCCGCGAAGCGGGACCGGAGCCCGAAGCTCCTCTGTGGAACGAACCCTGTCTGGGTTCGGGATCGGTTTCGGCTGGACCTGGGCCGAAACCACAACACAAGACAGAAAAAGAACGCACGCCGACAGGGCGCGAAAGAAACGAAGGGGGACAGATTTCATTGCTCAACCGTGGAATTCTGGGATGTCCCTAACTATAAAGCCACCCCAGCGAATATCCACGAATGAACAAGGACAACCAGCAAAGAATAAGGGGGGCGGCTTTATCGCGCGTCCTCTTTACTTATTCCACTTTCGGCGAAGCCACAAACACCGGCGTCTTCGCATCGCTGGCAAAGCGCCACGCCGACAGGTACGCCAGCTTCAGAATCTTCTCCATCTTCGGATAGTCGATCTTCTCCACCGTGTCCGAGGTATGGTGATAATCCGGATGGAAACCCGTGAACCACCAGAAGGCCGGAATGTTGTGCAGTACGAACGGGAACTGGTCCGAACGGAAGAAGACATTCAGCACGGCGTCGCGGTCAAAGCGGTCGTCCAGCTCCAGGCCCACGTGCTTGTTCTCCTCCGCCACCACGCGGTTGTAGGTGGGTGAATACGGAGCTCCGATCAGGTTTAGCCGGTTGCTGGTGTCGGCGGGAATCTCAATCAGCCCGTCTGTCTGCGGGCTGGGCTTCTCGTCGCGGCCAATCATGTCAAAGTTGATCTGTGCGCGTGTCGTGGCCAGTGGACGGACCGGGTGCGCCGCCATCCAGTAGGCGCCCAGCAGACCACGCTCCTCCGCCGCAAAGACGGCGAACAGGATCGACCGCCTGGGCCGCGTTCCGTTGGCCGCAAAGGCTCGTGCCAGCTCCACCACGCCCACCGTGCCTGATCCGTTGTCATCGGCGCCATGCCATACCTGACGGCATTCCTCGCCCGCTGGTGCGGGCTTGCCCAGCTCATCCACATCGCCCTTGCCAGCAGCGCACGGAGTGGAACCATCGTGGTCATGGTGCGCCGTGATCAGGACCGTCTCCGCCTTCAGCTTCGGGTCAGATCCCTCGAGCACTCCCGCGACGTTCAGCGTCGTCCCGGTGCGTTCGCTGGCATTGCGCAGATGAATCGTC
Protein-coding regions in this window:
- a CDS encoding pyridoxal phosphate-dependent aminotransferase → MSMSALSRRRFIQLSGALPVSVALARPAFAAASGAALPNPGLMDVPANLVLINGNEYPSGPTPAALKALNAVAANGNRYYMAETTKFTGELAAYHGLKPGYATIYAGSSEPLRFTTMAFTGPAKSLVTADPTFESAWRAADAMGAKVHKVPLKADFSYDVKAMVAADPNAGLIYICNPNNPTGAIVKRSDIEWVLENKPKGAVVLVDEAYIHFSDAESVIDLVAKDKDLVVIRTFSKIYSMGGLRFGYALARPDLMEKLLHYGVNSMATTAIQCAKTMLFDKDLVLLRKKANADARDMTFEFLSKQGYAFSPSQANHFLVDMKRDGRLAAASFANKSVIIGRSWASMPTWSRVSVGSMKEMESFQTAFVDVMKDPAGKVNAMAHPYPHLEDAFRC
- a CDS encoding carboxypeptidase-like regulatory domain-containing protein encodes the protein MKAEIAASRIFRPAGVFILSTMRCTGLLRLVFAVGLTAAVALPVTAPMAAVAQQKQRTVEGKVINGSDASLKGAVVYLKDTRTQSVKSFITSEDGAYRFGQLSQNTDYELWAVHDGKKSGTKTVSSFDSKNAFQINLKVND
- a CDS encoding rhomboid family intramembrane serine protease, producing the protein MRSTSPITLNLPHFSGATRKLILIHLAAFFGFAVLGWAAPSFYGLLAGYTVLVPQSVFHGLVWKLVTFVFFPVGFLNMAFAMLSLWFLGVWMEGTFGSRRLVELYLFTAVGAGLLASAITYTHIFGLRPDLVAAGPWAALMGLMTAFASLMGDSEMYVFFVIRMKAKYAVTVFILLQVAIVIQGGDRLGALAEVCGALCGWLYFRFSPTRGLAYGASERYFGLRNGYYRWKRRRAARKFEVYMRKQNRVVKFDEEGRYIAPEDERRNPKDKSWMN
- a CDS encoding glutaminase family protein, producing the protein MALKTLAAALAASLALTPAIFAQNERNPATPLIAFDPYFSVWSMADTLTEQNTKHWTGTEMPMRGYLRVDGVPYRWMGRSPGAVTAADQTGLHVTPLQTEYTFAAAGVRLQAEFLSPSIPTDLELMARPVTYLTWHVAATDGKPHTVELYLGVDARIAVDTGDQQVAWKRSRVGGMEVLSVGSTEQRALARAGDNLRADWGYFHLIVPPEQQASTSTGVDSAAEFLKSGSIPQDDDLDQPRAANRAPQLAVAMKLQVNGSTPVERHVGLAFTQPLVIEYLNRSLKPYWARNGKTVQVMLTESMKDYAAVVSKSDAFDKQLAAKLEKDGGPVYARLATLAFRQALAANGLAADLDGAPLQFPKENFSNGCIATVDVLYPSSPFFLYFNPALLEAQLKPVMEYSALPRWKFPFAPHDLGTYPLANGQVYGGGEQTEENQMPVEESGNMLLMIAAMGRAQGDWHFAKQYWPLLVKWAAYLKDKGLDPENQLSTDDFAGHLAHNANLSIKAIDALGAFAEMAKGVGDEKLAKEYTTASKEMAKKWIDLAKEGDHYKLAFDAANTWSQKYNLVWDDLLDLKLFPASVKNTELAYYKTKLNQYGLPLDSRKDYTKLDWELWTATLADDEATFRMLVDPLGKWLDETPTRVPLTDWYDTKTGKQESFQARSVVGGLFIKSLRQQGLRRK
- a CDS encoding aldo/keto reductase, with the protein product MEKRQLGRSGLMVSPICLGGNVFGWTADEARSFEILDALVERGFNFVDTADVYSRWVPGHTGGESETIIGNWFARSGKRDKVILATKVGMEVAEGKGLKKARILEAVDKSLRRLQTDYIDLYQAHTDDVDTPLEETLGAFASLVQAGKVRAIGASNYTGKRLAVALDIAKQNGFPRYESIQPHYNLVVRKDYEEDIEPVVDKHEIGVIPYFSLAAGFLTGKYKTKEDAEGMARSGYVTKYFDERGERILKALAEVSESTGAKQATVALAWLLSRRTVTAPIVSATKLDQLRDVLAAAELKLHQDDKVKLCKASAL
- the rpmA gene encoding 50S ribosomal protein L27, whose product is MAHKKGGGSSSNGRDSNAQRLGVKRFGGEMVTGGSILVRQRGTPLKAGLNVGRGSDDTLFAKIDGRVKFTDRGRLGRFVSIEAVSA
- a CDS encoding putative quinol monooxygenase yields the protein MSQSTATFVVIAEFQVPAAAREEFLALCGYDSERSVADEPGCHQFDVVTIDDAPEVVTLYEVYDDRAAFDYHLTTPHFQKFSEGLEKYGVTTTQVRFFTRQFPK
- the rplU gene encoding 50S ribosomal protein L21 is translated as MYAVIRTGGKQYRVAPGETVKIEKIATDGAVEFSDVLAVSPEEGKFEKLEGAKVLAEVVSEGRGEKILVFHYKRKKQYKKLQGHRQSFVEVKINEIQVNGKSFKA